The sequence TTGGGATTTTCGTTAGGATAGCACAGTTAACACTCTCGCTCCGGGCAGGAGACTGTCGGGGAAAGAACTCCGTGGTTCTCTGTGCGATCTCCGTGTCTCTGTGGTGAAGCTTTTCCTGCGCAAATTCCACCACAGAGACACAGAGAGGCACAGAGTTCGCGCAGAGATTCATTTCGAGACTCTTGGAGATAGTAGGTGAGGTTTAAAGCGACGCACCGAAGTCTTCTTTTTTGCTTCCTCTGCTAAACCGTCGTTGCACGATCACACTCAATTCAATCAATCCCGGCACCACATAAAGCGCCGCCACCGCGCCGAATAACGCACCCGTCGTCACGCGCGTGAAGTGATTGTTCTGCCAGATTTCAAAATAGGTCAGCCCGAAATCGACGGCGAGCGGGACGCCGGACATTAGAAGCCAGATGACGTGCGGCGTGTCGGTTCGTTTCAGCGAGCGCGTCAAAGGCAAAGCCAACGTCGCGATCGCGAATCCGGCATACAACCCGGTGCAGCGCGAACAGACGGCGAAGGGATGACCGGCGAGATGAAATGAACGCTCGGGAATTTGATGACAGAGGTAACTGAAGGCCTGGTAAATGAATTCTGAGAACCCCAAGTGGCCGCGAGACAAAGCTGCGGGAGCAGCGACGGTAGCGATGTCGATTAGCAGAACGATCGAGGCGAGCAGGCCCCAGACAACGACTGAGATGCGTGATTCACGCGTGGTGAGAGTTTCTCCAGAGTTGGGCGACGCGATCAAAAACCAGAAATCCCAAAACTAAAATCTAATCACCGTATCCGGACCGCCTTCGATGTGAATGCTGTCAACGAAGCGAATGTGTTTTGATTCGCTCGTCATCACTAAGCTATGCGTGCGCTTGCCGGAACCAAAGAAACGTACGCCGCGCATCAGCGAACCGTCGGTGACGCCGGTGGCCGCGAAAATGATCTTCTTGCCGGGCGCGAGATCGTCCGTGTCGTAGACTTTGTACGGATCGTGAACCCCCATCGACTTCAAACGCGCGATGACTTCTTCAGCCGGTGGCACTTTGCTTTTATCTACGCCAAGTCGTTCTGGATCGAAAACCAGGCGTGCCTGAATCTCGCCATTAAGACACTTCACGGCCGCGGCTGTTAACACGCCTTCGGGCGCGCCGCCGATACCGATGCAGGCATGAATGTTTGTGCCTGCCACCGCAGCGGAAATGCCGGCCGATAGGTCACCGTCAGAGATTAAACGAATCCGGGCTCCCGCTTCGCGCACGTCGTCAATTATCTTTTTGTGGCGCGGCCGGTCGAGAATGATGATCGTCAAATCGTCGATGTCACGACCCAGCCGCCGCGCGATGTTGCGCAGGTTTTCTTTGATGGGCGCGTCGATGTCGATGACACCGCGTGACGAAGGGCCCACCACAATCTTGTCCATGTAAATGTCCGGCGCGTGCAGCAACCCGCCGCGTTCAGCCGCCGCCAGCACGGCGATCGCGTTGTTCGCTCCGAGGGCGCACAGGTTTGT is a genomic window of Pyrinomonadaceae bacterium containing:
- a CDS encoding DUF2085 domain-containing protein: MIASPNSGETLTTRESRISVVVWGLLASIVLLIDIATVAAPAALSRGHLGFSEFIYQAFSYLCHQIPERSFHLAGHPFAVCSRCTGLYAGFAIATLALPLTRSLKRTDTPHVIWLLMSGVPLAVDFGLTYFEIWQNNHFTRVTTGALFGAVAALYVVPGLIELSVIVQRRFSRGSKKEDFGASL
- the glpX gene encoding class II fructose-bisphosphatase: MAPELRTERELSLDFLRVTEAAAIAAARTMGQGDRKYSDQVAVEAMREVMDTVPMRGRVVIGEGERDEAPMLFIGEEVGGGFGVGEEMAASCPEVDIAVDPLEGTNLCALGANNAIAVLAAAERGGLLHAPDIYMDKIVVGPSSRGVIDIDAPIKENLRNIARRLGRDIDDLTIIILDRPRHKKIIDDVREAGARIRLISDGDLSAGISAAVAGTNIHACIGIGGAPEGVLTAAAVKCLNGEIQARLVFDPERLGVDKSKVPPAEEVIARLKSMGVHDPYKVYDTDDLAPGKKIIFAATGVTDGSLMRGVRFFGSGKRTHSLVMTSESKHIRFVDSIHIEGGPDTVIRF